One Curtobacterium sp. MCLR17_032 genomic window carries:
- the yicI gene encoding alpha-xylosidase, with amino-acid sequence MKFTDGFWQLRPGVHPVYAAEAYAIDARTSPEGDRLVVTAPTKVIASRGDTLNRPTLTVSLSSPMEGVVTVRVEHFRAPRPELSFDLVGKEAGHGSATVADGVGTLTSGDLSAVVTPGAPWDLRFVTTDVGGTERVLTGSGHKSLGYVTLDPGAEVSRGVVGNARVQGADAPTSDRFVHAQLDLGVGELVYGLGERFGPLVKNGQTVDIWNADGGTSSEQAYKNVPFYLTNRGYGVLVDHPGHVSFEVGSETVERVQFSVPGESLVFHVIGGGSPAAVLERYTALTGRPAQVPAWSYGLWLSTSFTTDYDEATVTSFVDEMAARQLPVSVFHFDCFWMREFTWCDFEWDPRVFPDPAGMLGRLHDKDLRVCVWINPYIGQASKLFDEAAEAGYLVRNPDGTVWQWDLWQAGMGLVDFTNPDATAWYQSKLRALVDQGVDCFKTDFGERIPLDVVYADGSDPERMHNWYTQLYNQAVFEVLQGTKGPGDAVVFARSATAGGQQMPVHWGGDNTSSFPSMAETLRGGLSLALSGFGFWSHDIGGFEGTPDPAVFKRWVQFGLLSSHSRFHGSSSYRVPWAFDEEAVDITRAFTELKLRLMPYLYAAGLEASARGLPVMRPMPLAFPDDPTAAYCDRQYLLGPDLLVAPVFSESGDVEYWLPAGSWTNWFTGEVVTGGVWRRERHGFDTLPLWVREGAVLPLSTRTDRPDHDYHEALEFRAFPGAGGAGSREVVVTSPDGRAVTYPVSFAADGTVTPA; translated from the coding sequence ATGAAGTTCACCGACGGGTTCTGGCAACTCAGGCCCGGAGTCCACCCCGTGTACGCCGCGGAGGCGTACGCCATCGACGCGCGGACCTCGCCGGAGGGTGACCGTCTGGTCGTCACCGCTCCGACGAAGGTCATCGCGTCGCGGGGTGACACCCTCAACCGTCCGACGCTCACCGTCTCGCTGTCGAGCCCGATGGAGGGCGTGGTGACGGTCCGCGTCGAGCACTTCCGGGCACCCCGTCCGGAGCTGTCGTTCGACCTGGTCGGGAAGGAGGCGGGGCACGGGTCCGCCACGGTCGCGGACGGTGTCGGGACCCTCACCTCCGGCGACCTGTCGGCCGTCGTCACGCCCGGGGCGCCGTGGGACCTGCGGTTCGTGACGACCGACGTGGGCGGCACCGAGCGCGTGCTCACCGGCTCCGGCCACAAGTCGCTCGGGTACGTCACCCTCGACCCCGGCGCCGAGGTGTCCCGAGGCGTCGTCGGCAACGCCCGCGTCCAGGGCGCGGATGCTCCGACGTCCGACCGGTTCGTGCACGCGCAGCTCGACCTGGGCGTCGGGGAGCTCGTCTACGGGCTCGGCGAACGGTTCGGGCCGCTCGTGAAGAACGGGCAGACCGTCGACATCTGGAACGCCGACGGTGGCACGTCGAGCGAGCAGGCGTACAAGAACGTGCCGTTCTACCTGACGAACCGCGGCTACGGCGTGCTCGTCGACCACCCCGGACACGTCTCGTTCGAGGTCGGGTCCGAGACCGTCGAGCGGGTGCAGTTCTCGGTGCCGGGGGAGTCCCTGGTGTTCCACGTGATCGGCGGCGGCAGCCCGGCGGCGGTCCTCGAGCGGTACACCGCCCTGACCGGCCGTCCGGCGCAGGTGCCGGCGTGGTCGTACGGCCTGTGGTTGTCGACCTCGTTCACCACGGACTACGACGAAGCCACCGTGACGTCGTTCGTCGACGAGATGGCCGCCCGCCAGCTGCCGGTCTCGGTCTTCCACTTCGACTGCTTCTGGATGCGCGAGTTCACCTGGTGCGACTTCGAGTGGGACCCCCGGGTGTTCCCGGACCCCGCCGGCATGCTCGGACGGCTGCACGACAAGGACCTGCGGGTCTGCGTCTGGATCAACCCGTACATCGGGCAGGCGTCGAAGCTGTTCGACGAGGCGGCGGAGGCCGGGTACCTGGTCCGGAACCCCGACGGCACCGTCTGGCAGTGGGACCTCTGGCAGGCCGGCATGGGGCTCGTGGACTTCACCAACCCGGATGCGACCGCCTGGTACCAGTCGAAGCTCCGCGCGCTCGTCGACCAGGGCGTGGACTGCTTCAAGACCGACTTCGGTGAGCGGATCCCCCTCGACGTCGTCTACGCCGACGGCAGCGACCCCGAGCGGATGCACAACTGGTACACCCAGCTGTACAACCAGGCCGTGTTCGAGGTGCTGCAGGGGACCAAGGGCCCGGGCGACGCCGTCGTCTTCGCGCGCTCGGCGACCGCCGGCGGTCAGCAGATGCCGGTGCACTGGGGCGGGGACAACACCTCGTCGTTCCCGTCGATGGCGGAGACCCTGCGCGGCGGCCTGTCTCTCGCACTGTCCGGCTTCGGCTTCTGGTCGCACGACATCGGCGGCTTCGAGGGCACCCCGGACCCCGCGGTGTTCAAGCGCTGGGTGCAGTTCGGTCTGCTGTCGTCGCACAGCCGGTTCCACGGCAGCAGCTCCTACCGGGTCCCGTGGGCGTTCGACGAAGAAGCGGTCGACATCACCCGGGCGTTCACCGAACTGAAGCTCCGACTCATGCCGTACCTGTACGCGGCCGGGCTCGAGGCATCGGCGCGGGGCCTGCCGGTGATGCGCCCGATGCCGCTGGCGTTCCCCGACGACCCGACCGCCGCGTACTGCGACCGGCAGTACCTGCTCGGACCGGACCTGCTCGTCGCGCCGGTGTTCAGCGAGTCCGGCGACGTCGAGTACTGGCTGCCGGCGGGCTCGTGGACGAACTGGTTCACCGGCGAGGTCGTCACCGGCGGGGTCTGGCGGCGCGAGCGGCACGGGTTCGACACCCTGCCGCTGTGGGTCCGCGAGGGTGCGGTCCTGCCGTTGTCCACCCGCACCGACCGGCCGGACCACGACTACCACGAGGCGCTCGAGTTCCGGGCGTTCCCGGGTGCGGGGGGAGCGGGCTCGCGGGAGGTCGTCGTGACGTCCCCGGACGGCCGCGCGGTCACGTACCCGGTGTCGTTCGCGGCGGACGGCACGGTCACCCCCGCCTGA